The region TTCTGGTGAGAATCAGGGAATGCCTCTTAGAGAAAGCAGCTTGGACACTGGGTGTTGAAGAGTGGTGAGTGTCTTTACAGAAGAAGCGTTACTGGGAGTCTAGACTCAGGAAGATCCTGATGGAGATGGGAGGCCTGTGGCACTGAGGTCCCCAGCTTGGCCTCGTGTTTGTTCCAGGTATGACGTGACCTAAAGGGCATTGTAGAAGAATCCTCTGTGGCAGGTTGTTGGAGAGGATGAGGATTGAGCAAGCCTCCAATTTGAGGGCTGCTGTAATCATTCAGATGAGAGGCACATTGATTCTGTACGAGGGTGATGGCCAAAATCTAAGATCTTGGCCATGAACTCTGGATTCACAAGACCTAGCAACTGTGGGGATTAGGCAGGATGGAAAGAGGTGAAACAGGTGATGCTGTTTTTCAGAAGGGTGCTAGAATTGATATAGGAGTTGGGTTTCATTTTGGTCTACTGATTTTGAGGTATCTTGGGACATCCTGTTGGAAATTTAGATCATgaattcagaaaaaatatttagtGTTGGTGAGCTGTGTGTAGATATTTTCATGGGTTAGGttttgaagggcttcccaggtggcgccaatggtaaagaacatgcctgccagtgcaggagatttaaggaccattcctgggtggagaagatcccctggaggagggcatggtaacccactccagtaatcttgcctggagaatcccatggacagaggagcctggtgggctgaggtccacgggtttgcaaagaatcagatatgactgaagtgacttagcatgtgtgcaGATTTTGAAACTGTACACTTTTGGGCTTGTTCAGGGAGACGGTGGTGAGTGGTCCATAGTAAGAGCCCACAGGGGCCATTTAAAAGATGAGGAATCTCCATCATTATGGAGATTCAAAAGGAATCAAAAGCACCAGCAGCTTCTTGGATTCTAGACATCAACAAGAGTGTTTTGTAGCATCTTGTCTCATCATTTTAAAGATAGATTTTCCCCTTTGCAAGTGGTATTTCATCATGTTGCATACACCCTGTTCATTGTCAGCTTTTCACCTAACGGTTTTAGCATCCATTAATTATCTTTGCCTGAATGAATGATTTCATTAGGAGTtgaaaatggtgatttttctaaTTCTATTAATTATTCTATTATTATGTGCATTACTCTTCATGTTTTCTGAAAGGACAAGCTTTCCTCCTCGACTATTGGTTACTTTGAATTACCATTTCTACAGAAAAAGCAGGACgtatttttttaatgctctctGTTTGATTGTTCATTTTCAAAGTAGAGAGTTGGTATAATAATACTTCCTAGTGGTGGGAAATGAATAGCAAAACCAGGTCCCTAGTCAATGGTAGGAGCACAAGATCCTTGATGTAAGACTCGTGCTTCTGTTTCTCCACCCTTCCATCTTTCCTCTCTTCATGGATCTCATAGTTTCTGTCATTAATAAACTTATCTGCCTTTTATGACTTATTTGAATGCCTGGTCAGTAAGTTTAGGGACTACCATGTGAAGCTTAGATTTGCTTTGTTCTGAAGTTATTATGCTCAAGGAAGGGCTCTTAATATTTTGGGATGCAGTGAActttagttgcttcatttgcttgaTTCCTTTCTTTAGACTTTGTCTGTGTCCTCTACTTCACTTTACCCTTTCCGTGTTCTTATACGCAGGGTCAGTACTTCATCGTGGGCATGGAGCCGCCGCCTAATCTCACCAGCATTTTCCTTGTACTTGTGGTTGTGCCTCATCACAACTTTGACCCACAGTAACCAGCAGGATACAGAGTCTTTCTAGTAAAAAGTAGTTGCTGCTAATTCTACTATTGTGTTTCTAATGTTTACTTTCTGTAGTTTGGTTATAAAAAGTTACAAAGTTTCACGCTACAGTTTATactgataaatatttatagattaaattttttttcagaagtcaCAATATTGGCGTAGGTTCAGGATGACCagttcatttttaagttttatccTCTGATGGAACAGAAAACAGTATCCTGGTCTATTttaaggtctgtacagtcaatcCTATTGTGttacattttttgtttctgtgtgtgtttgctgcTAATGTGGTTTAAGTAATGAAGAATAAGGATCAATCATGTGTATGAAGATTTTTACAGCCAGACTACCCTCAACAaagtttttaaggaaaatatttggGTATTTAACATGGGCACTGTTGTTAAGTTAGCTGAAGTGAGTCTAACATTTTAAGTTTGTTCTTTTAGAAGATACTTAGATTTAGCTATTGAACTGAAATGCTCAATTTTCCTACCTTATCCTAgccttctcatttcttttcagaacaTTGAGATTAAGCCAAAGCTCTAAAGCCAAAGCAAAttgttataaattattatttgaaaGAAATACCTTGGCTGCTCTGgggtatattaaataaatatttatcaatcaAAGACATCTCATCTCAAGCATGTTGGGGTGAACAATTATGTGTATATTATGTACCATGTGTCGGGATaggctaatttttttcttttcccattattTGAATTAATGTTTACAACTAGCTTGTGAAGGAGGTAACTGAAGAGCCCAGAGTCTTCAATCTCTGGCCCAAAGTCGTGAAACTATGAGGATCTAAATAAAGTGCAAATTCATTCATCTTctctgttttaaatgtttttggtAAATTATAGAAAACATGTCACAACATTATTCTAAGattggaaagaagaagaaaagagcagTGCCATGACTGAGTGATGTAAAAGTCTAGCATAGAAGTATTTTCCTGCAGAGGTTGGCCCAGAGGAGGGCAGCGTGTGCAGTTCTGTCCGCTGTGCTCCTACCCATGTGGCCACAGCCATCAGACTCCCTTTCCCAGGCAGGTGACTGCATTTCTGAGGTCTAAACTGGAGGAAATGACCTCAGTCAGCTCTTTGGTATTGACTaggggaaaacattttaaatatgtagaATCATTTTTCTTCTGCTACTTTAGAAAAACCAGGTGCATCATTAATTTGCAAAGTCTGGTTTGTTACAAGAcacctttttgtttctttttgaatagAAAGATGAAAACTACAGAAGCCTCCCACGGGACACTAGTAACTGGTCTAACCAATTTCAGAGAGACAATGCTCGCTCATCTCTGAGTGCCAGTCACCCAATGGTGGACAAGTGGCTGGAGAAGCAAGAACAGGTAACATAAACGCATCCTTCTACTCGTGTCGGTGGTATAACTTCCTGGCCTACCCCCTAGGCATTTCCCTCCATCACAGTGATGCTTGGAGATAAGTGGTTCTGCCCAACTGTAGTTAAATACCAGGCTCTGTATCTGAGTGTGTCTAACATAAATGTAGACTGTTTTGGTGGTGGTCCCTGAGCAAAGATTTCTCCTAAGCAGTTGCTGTAGATTCTCAAGAATTACCACCATAGAGCTTTTTGGATTGTGAGGCACAGATATTTGGTATGAATAATTCAGTTTATAAGTAGACTTTCAAGGCCACCCatgggggacttctctggcagtccagaggttaagacttcaccttccaatgcagggggtgcaggtagatcccacatgcctcacagccagaaaaaccaaaacataaaaaaacagaagcaatattgtagcaaatttaataaaaactttaaaaatggtctgtaTAAAAAAGAGGGGCTTAAAAAAATTACCTATGTATTCCGCTCTCTATTGAGAGGCAATAAAGTCAAAAGATCTGAagggatgaaataaaaatttctgttaCCCTTGACTTCACTTTGTGGGAGAAGTAGACATTCTAGTATTGTTTCAGCAATTGTCAGGTCTGGGGACTTGTCCTTTCACAAAAGACCAGGACCTGCTGTAGGCGTCTCTGTTTTCACAGTTGCTTAGTTCACTCTGCAGAGTAGCCACCTCCAATTCATAAAATCAAAAATTGGTCACCACTCAGCATACATAATGGCTTCCTATCTAAGGAAGGGGACTGTTTGCCGTTTGTATGAAAACTAAGAGGTTTTCTGCTAAGTTTTGATGTATAAAAAAATTCTTGcagtgtcatttaaaaaaaagtgttaattGCTTATTGTTAGTCACAGTGTTTTCTCTGTAGTTTTAATAGTATTGATATTAAAAATCTGTGTGTCTGGTTCCCACATCACTTAGTTAAAAAGTTCGTATGGATCACAAACTAGGTGAGTACTCAGTGACAGGATGCTTTGTTGTGTATTTGTTTCAgtaatttctaaaattattgaTAATGTGGTTGCCTAGATACTGGAATAAGCTGTTTTTCAATTTAGATTAATGATATCAGTGGAAGGAAACCCTATTCTACTGAATTTATCTCAGTCTATTTTTTCAGTATAATCTCCTAAAATAGTTCTATGTATGTGGGGTATTTGAACAATAAAAAATGACAGTTTGCCTTTGATACCTGCAATGGTATGATTTTTATCCTATAGTAAGGAGCATAAAACTTTGTGtgatggaaaattttttttttttccctctgaggcattttatttgtatgtattacaTCCCTAGAAAAAGAATCCAAGGATTTTCCCTCCTGTATGTTTTCGTCTTGCTTCTTCATGGTCCATGATGCCAGCTGAGGTTGTCAGTACAATGAAACCAAACTGACGGGATGGGAGCAGGTTattctgccatttttctagatctttgAGTTGTACATCAAATCTGGGGTTGATCACTCCACACTTATTTAGCCTGCCTGTGAGATTCACAACAATTTTCCCAGCCCTGTGATCATCAATGATTTCAAATTCGCCAATGTAACCATGCTTCATCATCACTGTTAGAAACCTGACGATGACTTTGGAGCACGGCCTAATAAGGACCTGGCGTTTGCCTCTCTTCTCGGCATTGTTGATACTCTTGAGAGCATCAGCCAGGACATTCATGCGCACCATTATGGCGGCATGGAAAGATGGCGGAAAgagtggaaaattttttaaataattaaaaagccATTGATGTTCTAGTAGGAAGAACAAgtgataaaaacaaatgaaaaaccagtGGAAATGAAATAGTAATACCGATTAGATTAAAGTCCATGAGATTATCACTTTGAAGTAaagtttttttattgtttattttttatttgaaaaaaaaagtagtacAATAAATTATAAAGACAGCACGGAGTTCTGATGCACACTTCACATGGCTTAGTGATAGCAGCTAACATAAATAACCACATTATCAAAAAAGTTGAAGCAACACTATTAACTATTACTTGGTTTCTACCAGTTTTTACTTGTATTCTTttgatgtatgtgtgttagttgctgtcatgtccaactgtttgtggtcccatggactatagcccaccagtctcctctgttgccatttccttctccagggttttgatgtatagatttattaaaaaaaatttcattggaATGTAGTTGCTTcacagtgttagtttctgctggacggcaaagtgaatcagccatacgtatacatacaTCCTCTCTTttgtggatttccttcccatttaggtcaccacactGTTTTGAGAGAGAGTCAGCTCTCACtgaagtaactttttaaaatgaagatggtTTAGCTGGGCCTGGGATCAGACTGGCAGCTGCCTGCCGTTCACCTTGTACGGGATTTGGGCTCTTGGTCATCATGTCTACCCCCAGATTATTCATATAACAGATGAGTTTATCATCGAACCTGCCTCATCAGCGATGTAATACCTGCTGAGGGTTTACAGTCATGCCTGGTACCCAGAAAGACTCACTGTGTCTTAGTGAATTTGTTGGAAAAACATTGGGTATGAATACAGAATATCTGGATTGTGTGATAAGGAAGCACTCCTTGTTCCTGTAACAAGAAGTCTGGGGGAAGGGCAGAGGGGGCTTCACTTTTGGCCCGGTGGCCTCCCTCAAGGCCTGGGGTCCCCAGCTTTTCTGGGAGTCTCCCGAGGTCTCCACTAGTCTTTTCGTGCATGATTCAGACCATCACATCCTTGCAGAGGAAGGgggccatgcccttctcttcaCTGTGGCTCACTTGAAAGCAGATAAGCTTTCCCTGCCAGCTTGCCTCTTTCCTTACCCACCAGATGCCCTCTGTGTTTTGTTGTTCAGAATTGCATGACTTGCCGGCCCGTTTCTAAATTAGAGGCAGTAAAGTACCTGTGTTGGTTTAGACTAATCAAACTTGACCTCCTGGAACTAGGGGTGGCAATAAGGGTTTACCTTTCCTGAAACACAGTTGCTCGTCACtaaacacaaccacacacacacacacacacacacacacacacacacacacacaatcagggCTCTGTTCTAGCAAAAGTTGCTGATTCTgatcggttttttttttttcttttttttgcaagattcagagaaaaaaaattggcagCCAAGAGTTTCTAAAATATTATACGtttatttccaaaaatataaCTTTGTCTTAATGTTGCAGTTGTAGGCCtgtaaagaaagtaaaatagtttttctttgtaattttggaatttctttttaagCAAAAGGAATTCATTGAGAAGCCACACaaacacctccccccaccccaaataagCCTTGCTTTGCTTGTTTTGAAGTTATCTAAAGTATTTGTTCTAtgataaaaaagtttttttaaaaaagtactttttCAGTCTATGTAGCCCACTGTAGAtgacattcagttcaattcagttcagtctctcagtcatgtccgactcttcgcaaccccatgaattgcagcacgccaggcctccctgtccatcaccaactcccggagttcactcagactcacgtccatcgtgtccgtgatgccatccagccatctcatcctctgttgtcccattctcttcctacacccaatccctcccagcatcagggtcttttccaatgagtcaactcttcatatgaggtggccaaagtactggagtttcagctttagcatcagtccttccaaagaaatcccagggctgatctccttcagaatggactggttggatctccttgcagtccaagggactctcaagagtcttctccaacaccacagttcaaaagcatcaattcttcggtgctcagctttctcacagtccaactctcacatccatacatgaccacaggaaaaaccatagccttgactaaatggacctttgttggcaaagtaatgtctctgcttttcaacatgctatctatgttggtcataacttttcttccaaggagtaagcgtcttttaatttcatggctgcaatcaccatctgtagtgattttggagccccccaaaataaagtctgacactgtttccactgtttccccatctatctcccatggaatgatgggaccagatgccatgatcttcattttctgaatgttgtgctttaagccaactttttcactgtccactttcactttcatcaagaggctttttagttcctcttcactttttgccataagggtggtgtcatgttcatatctgaggttattgatatttctcccggcaatcttgattccagcttgtgtttcttccagtccagcatttctcatgatgtactctgcatataagttaaataagcagggtgacaatatacagccttgacgcactctttttcctatttggaaccagtctgttgttccatgtccagttctaactgttgcttcctgacctgcatataggtttctcaagaggcaggccaggtggtctggtattcccatctctttcagaatttcccacaatttattgtgatccacacagtcaaaggctttggcatagtcaataaagcatagattttttctggaactcttttgcttttttgatgatccagcggatgttggcaatttggtttctggttcctctgccttttctaaaaccagcttgaacatctggaagttcatggttcatgtattgctgaagactggcttggagaattttgagcattactttactagtgtgtgagatgagtgcaattgtgcagtagttgacATTACCTAATTGCTAATTGATTCCTGAGCCCACAACATCTTTTTCCTTAGCTTAAGAAATGATGATTCATTCATTAAATTTAGTGGTTTACCATCAGCTAGATAATTAACCAACCTGAAAACTACTTAACTAGACAGGAAGAGCAAAaacaaaattcatattaaaaCTTCGGCTTAAAGTAAGCACAGTTGTTTGGACAGAAGAGGACAAATAAGTTATGCTGGATACACTGGAAATCTAGTCCAGCCATTCTCATTTAATTGTGGATTTATTCATTTAGCTGTTCCCATGAGTCATCTGACTTTAATGGCCTGATGCCttgtctgtgtttgtttttttttcctgccttaatttttaccattaaaaataaagtaaaggaGTGGCATCAGGTAGATAAAAGAATGTTTCATATGGTTTAAAGAAAAGTCAGCCCTTGCCTTTAGGATTTGAGATCACAAGGGTGGAACTGGTATCTCCTCTTAGTTTTGCCATCTGTCCTAAAGAGGTCGGGAGAGTTCCAGATTCTATATGCCtgcacttgttttgtttttgctctaTTTCCTACTGGAGTGCTTGCCTCTCATTAGCTCTGTTTTTTGAAGGCAATTATGCCCACATCAGCAGTGCCAATGGGACTAAACAGTAGGGATGAAAAGGACAAAGGAGGGTGTGAGTGCTGAGCTAGCAGGCACATCTGGAAGCTGAGGTGCTTTCCCTTTTGTGGATGGACCCTACATAGGAGGGCTACTGAATCTTCCTTCCCTCAGTGTTGCTAAGTTGCACCTCTATGACCAGAGGTATGTGGTATACTGAACTCTGACCCAGGAAGCACTTGCAGTCAAACTTAACATGATTATGGAATCATGACTGACCTCACTGCTCAGAATAACCTGTAGCTGCATCCTACATCAAGATCATCTCAGAAGGTAGGACTGAGCATCCTTCAAAGGCAACCTTTTCTTACCTCAGTCATTTGACATCCTTCTTCTGAGAGTACTTAGAGGAAGCACAGAGGATTTGAAGACTAAATCAGTATTTGTTGTGTTGCCTTTAAAAAgttctcctgggacttccctggttggtcAATagctaggactctgagctttcccTGCCAGGGGGCATTAGTTGGAACCCTGGTgtgggcactaagatcccacccacatgccatgcagccaacaagttttataaaaataataaaattaggtcttaaataaataaaatgtaaaagaaatattctcctgctttaaaaattttgattctAAGATCTAAGTAACAAAAAACACAACGAAGTCCTTAGTTTTGATGTGTGGCTATGTTTTAAgaaatctgaatttctttttatgaTTATCACTTCCCTGACTCTGCATGGACTATAATATATTGGCAGATAATAGATCATAAGCTGCCTTTGTTCTTATATCCCCACGGTTTATTGCAGCTAATAAATTCCGCAAAAGAGGAGGCAGGATCTTTACAATATGTGATTGGGAGAATTTGGGACTAGAGCTGCAGAGGGACCTTAAGGGAAATTTAAGCTAATTGGGAGCCTGCCATTTTCACTACCTTGTCTGGGTGAACAGGCCTGAAGGCAATTAACAGAAAGAGTGGTGAGGTGGAAGGCACATTCCAGCCACCACTTACGCTGTGTTACAGGGGACGACTGCCCTGACCTTTAGAGGAAAGTCCATGGTTTAAGGTTTTTCCCATCAAGCAAAAACTTCATCTAATTGGCAGGTTATACTGAGGGAGGCAGGCTCAGGGAAAGCCTTAAATGTGTGGTGATGGCGAGATTCAGGCTTGACATTGAATGTGCTGCCCCCGCCCCCCTGGAGCCTATGAGGCTGTGAGGTTTCCAAGCGCTGACctgcctttttccttcttcttttgtgTACTTCTGTCGCTGTCTCCAGACCTGATGCTCTTGCTGCAGACTTTTCATGTTGACAGGACATTTCTGACTTATGATCACATCTTCCTTCTAAAATGAAGGTGGTTAATCCAGGGAGGGATAGGTTTGTTTTTATGTCAGCCTGTGTTTGTTGAGTCGTAGAGattataatgagaaaataattgactgttaaatagaaaacagatataataaaataatgccagAGAATGAATGTTTATCATTGGTCTTattcgcaaaaaaaaaaaaaaaaaaaaaaagtccaacatTGTCTGCTTATCCTgatgctttttaaactttttgaaaaaattcacACATTATGACTACTACTCACATGCTACACAGTGAGTTTATTCACAAATCATAGAAAAGGTAAGTTAGTATGAAAGggtttcacttttacttttcgtTATAATTTGTTTAAGGCCAAATTTTTGAAGATCTGGGgcagaagtaaattttaaaaattagagcctggggactttgctggtgggtCCAGTGtcttaagactccacattcccaatgcaggaggcctggcttCCATTcccgatcagggaactagatcttccATACTGCATCTGAGAGTTCTAATGCTACAActaacacccagtgcagccaaatgaataaatgaataaataagtaaaaataagtattaaaacatAAAAGTTACAGTCTGTTTTGGATGTGAATAAGCAGTGTGCGGAGAAACAGTTTTAGGATGGATACATGTGTAGGTATGGCTCggccccttcactgttcaccgaAACTACcatgacattgttaattggctacaaatacaaaataaaataaaaagctttatttcggaaaaaaaaaagagaaacttttaagtttatcCAGATTTTTATACAGggataattaaaaaaatgagtaagTCAGTCAGTAATTCCTCACAGTCCTAGATCTTGCCTGTTtcgccctggtgtgctgcacaaCAGAGGCCAAGGGTCACGCCATGGGCCCTGTCTACACACCTCTCTTTGTGGCTGATTTTCCTTTCGTCTACCTGCACAGGGTCAGATCCTCATTCTTTCCCAAGTGCTTAAAAGCCTTTTctaaatggggaagaaaaaaaattctcctttcaATGAGACTTAGAACCATCCAGATGACATAAATAAGTTGTTTTCCAGAATGTGAACTGGGCATACTTTCTTAATGACAAAATTAGGAGGTGGCTTCCTCAGAAACCTGATTACAACAGCTGCAAACCCATCACTGAAATGACTGCAGGGTCGTCCAGTTAGAACCAGGAGTCACGATGGAAATTCTGACCAGGGAACTGGTCGGGCTTTGTGGTCTCTGCCGACATTAATGGAACAGGAGGTTAGGGTCTGGTGCTGGCAGATAGTAATTAGAAtgtattttgtttgttatttcttTAGCACATAGACACTGAGGAACCAAAAGACTGGATTGTCTGGTTAAAAATAATCGAAGGTCCTTGCCTCCCAATTCTCAAATTCTACAGTTTTCTATTAAAAGGTAGGGGatctattaatattatttccTAGTTGGCAAAGTTTGGCAGAACTTGTGCAGAAGCAAGTATAGTTGTGTTCCCCTCTAGCAGCAGCAAATGTAGAAACAAGAAACATTGAtcgttttaaaattaaatttagttttcattataaaatgcCAGAGAGTTTCTTCATATCAGAAACCTGTCATGTTCACAGtaacaccaaaaataaaacccaaacaaCCTCTGAAGTGAGGTGTCATGTCTCTTGGATATGCCAAGAGCAGACTGTCTTGGACTTTGATAATGGGGTGCCTACCATAATATGACATGTCTTTACATTAGTTAAGGTTTAAAACATGATTAAAGTGACTTCTGTGTACATGGCACATATTATTTATCATAAACCCTACACGTTTTCTACTTGTATTATCAAAGAACTGTGGACTCATAGCATCAAATACAAAATCAGGACTGGAAGGCAAGGGGCTCGTGGACATTTTTCCAAGAAGGGCACACGAGTTTCCTGGAGAGCCTTGCCAAAACGCATGCAGGGCCACTTTCGTGAGAGTGATAAGCTGAATTTTACCCTTATCTAAACTCATAATTCACTGGTGTGGCCTTGACTGGGTTGTGTAAACTCTGCAAACTTCATTTTCACTACAGACAAAATGGGGAAATAACGCCCACTGTAGGCGTGTGTGCAGGTGGAAGTGAGGGGACACACACCCAAACTCAGATCCAGCTTTTGGTGCATTGCAGGCACTTGCTCAGTGCTGCTTTCCTGTCTTAATTTTGGGGGGAATGGGCTTAATGGTTACAGCTCACTTAACTCTCTCTAGTTTTGAGTCACTGAAATGTTATTTTCTCCTAGCATATTAGGTGTACCACTTGGTGTGCTGGGCTGGTTCGTTTTCATCCCTGGTGTATTCTAATGCCCTC is a window of Budorcas taxicolor isolate Tak-1 chromosome 13, Takin1.1, whole genome shotgun sequence DNA encoding:
- the LOC128058579 gene encoding 40S ribosomal protein S15a-like → MVRMNVLADALKSINNAEKRGKRQVLIRPCSKVIVRFLTVMMKHGYIGEFEIIDDHRAGKIVVNLTGRLNKCGVINPRFDVQLKDLEKWQNNLLPSRQFGFIVLTTSAGIMDHEEARRKHTGGKILGFFF